A DNA window from Paenibacillus sp. HWE-109 contains the following coding sequences:
- a CDS encoding IS110 family transposase — MKFKQRHSENQRIERITTNHLIVGVDIAKEKHVARAVNFRGIEIGRPISFENGREGFEKLFRWIQNLLAQKNLTSFLIGLEPTGHYWFNLTDWLTQNNHEVVLVNPLTTYRNKENRDNSQSKNDFKDALVIADAVCRGFYFPYYQHGDVYQRIRMVMNDREYWVNQQTSLKNRIFRLLDIHFPEYCRVFEDWTTVRSLASLKIFPLPADVRLLTPLEMVSLWREKGGMKRAGGRTGMEIATRLIAAARNSVGSKVGYVEARNDLKRLLEDYERLAERLREFEQELEGLLEPLPEVPLLRSLKGLSTLMISALLAGCGDLSKYAHGQQILSQAGMNLVNQSSGKHQGKVTLSKRGRPQLRKYLYLAVLTLVNNHPSFQQWHIHNVQVMKMKKHRSIFKLIGKLARIIIGMVKRQEEFKSDMEQQQAA; from the coding sequence ATGAAGTTTAAACAAAGACATTCGGAAAATCAACGGATCGAACGAATTACCACGAATCATCTTATCGTTGGTGTAGATATTGCCAAAGAAAAACACGTTGCTCGGGCTGTCAACTTCCGTGGGATCGAAATCGGACGACCTATTTCGTTTGAAAACGGAAGAGAGGGTTTCGAAAAATTATTTCGCTGGATTCAAAATTTACTAGCCCAAAAAAATCTCACTTCGTTCCTCATTGGACTCGAACCAACGGGGCACTACTGGTTTAATCTTACTGACTGGCTAACGCAAAACAACCATGAAGTCGTTCTGGTCAATCCCTTAACCACGTATAGAAACAAAGAGAATCGAGACAACAGTCAGTCCAAAAACGACTTCAAAGATGCTTTGGTTATCGCAGATGCGGTCTGTCGGGGATTTTACTTTCCTTATTATCAGCATGGGGACGTTTACCAGCGCATACGTATGGTCATGAATGACCGGGAATACTGGGTGAACCAGCAAACAAGCCTAAAAAACCGCATCTTCCGCTTACTTGACATCCACTTTCCCGAGTACTGCCGTGTTTTTGAGGACTGGACAACCGTCCGTTCCCTGGCCTCACTCAAGATCTTTCCGTTGCCGGCAGACGTAAGACTATTAACGCCGCTGGAGATGGTATCTTTATGGAGAGAAAAAGGCGGAATGAAGCGAGCTGGGGGTAGAACCGGCATGGAGATTGCTACCAGACTCATCGCAGCAGCCCGCAATTCCGTCGGCAGTAAAGTAGGGTACGTGGAAGCGCGAAATGATCTGAAAAGGCTTCTTGAGGACTATGAGCGCTTGGCTGAACGACTGCGAGAGTTCGAACAAGAGCTGGAAGGGCTGCTTGAACCACTACCGGAGGTCCCCTTACTACGGAGTCTGAAGGGTTTGAGCACGTTGATGATCTCGGCATTGTTGGCAGGGTGCGGGGACCTAAGCAAGTATGCGCACGGTCAACAAATCCTCTCGCAAGCCGGGATGAACCTCGTGAATCAGAGTTCAGGCAAGCATCAAGGTAAAGTGACCCTTTCAAAACGTGGAAGGCCCCAATTGCGAAAATATTTGTATTTAGCGGTACTCACACTTGTCAACAATCATCCGAGTTTTCAGCAGTGGCATATCCACAATGTACAGGTCATGAAGATGAAAAAGCACCGCTCTATTTTTAAATTAATCGGTAAATTAGCACGTATAATCATCGGTATGGTAAAACGGCAAGAAGAATTCAAATCGGACATGGAGCAGCAGCAAGCTGCTTAG
- a CDS encoding ABC transporter substrate-binding protein yields MKIRLMALGIAITMLITACQSQQVTTVPKKQPKEQTLTWIHHFDEEGARRWLELGTQLYTKQHPIYTFALTGVDGGNYMSLLRTRAISNNMPDMYMIDNLESAQDLIRSGYAMDLSEQPFLAQIDEQFLNGVKSADGRIWALPIDVNGAGVIYNKDAFAKAGIDKPPTTWAQFLETCEALENVGIIPIAAGYKDSWTIIWDIAADLLANQYVSGRNWMADIEAGRTTFAEDRIHFRDILKRYGERLNYVNLKPFETDWNQAQLLLAEGRAAMIINGTWTVDGVKSKNPASNLGLFAFPYTNNPKDAKFGLKSTGGIVVNPHSPHKEAALQTLELFASKEVGAIFQSNKKALSVIKGLPSDFDPTYIELNKTYIQTGQTYDWTRLTTDFVNQDLQKIFVNALTKFVLDRNHNVEASIEELDQAFDRIRKPIQ; encoded by the coding sequence ATGAAAATACGTTTAATGGCGCTAGGGATCGCGATCACCATGCTGATAACGGCTTGCCAATCGCAACAAGTGACAACTGTGCCTAAGAAGCAGCCCAAGGAGCAGACTTTGACATGGATCCACCATTTTGACGAAGAGGGAGCTCGCAGATGGCTGGAGTTAGGTACACAGCTTTATACAAAACAGCATCCAATCTATACCTTCGCGCTTACAGGTGTGGATGGCGGGAATTATATGAGCCTGCTGCGCACGCGGGCGATCTCGAACAACATGCCGGATATGTATATGATAGATAACCTGGAATCTGCGCAGGACTTAATTCGATCGGGCTATGCCATGGATTTAAGCGAGCAGCCATTTCTAGCACAAATCGATGAGCAATTCCTGAATGGGGTGAAGTCGGCCGATGGGCGAATCTGGGCATTGCCGATTGATGTTAATGGGGCGGGCGTAATTTATAACAAAGATGCTTTCGCCAAAGCAGGTATTGACAAGCCCCCAACCACATGGGCGCAGTTTCTTGAGACTTGCGAAGCGCTTGAGAATGTTGGAATCATTCCGATTGCCGCAGGTTATAAGGACAGCTGGACGATTATTTGGGATATCGCCGCTGATCTCTTAGCGAATCAATACGTGTCCGGTCGGAACTGGATGGCTGATATTGAAGCAGGCCGAACTACGTTTGCAGAGGATCGCATTCATTTCAGAGACATTCTGAAACGATACGGCGAGCGGTTGAATTATGTCAACTTGAAGCCGTTTGAAACCGATTGGAATCAGGCGCAGCTGCTGCTTGCCGAAGGAAGGGCGGCTATGATCATTAACGGGACTTGGACCGTGGATGGGGTGAAATCGAAAAATCCGGCGAGTAATTTAGGGTTGTTCGCCTTCCCTTACACGAATAATCCTAAGGATGCCAAATTTGGTTTGAAATCAACGGGAGGAATTGTGGTCAATCCCCATTCGCCGCATAAGGAAGCAGCCTTGCAAACTCTTGAATTATTTGCTTCGAAGGAAGTCGGGGCGATTTTTCAATCGAACAAGAAGGCCTTATCTGTCATTAAGGGGCTTCCAAGCGATTTCGATCCTACTTATATTGAGCTGAATAAGACTTATATCCAAACGGGTCAAACCTATGACTGGACCCGCTTGACAACGGATTTCGTGAACCAGGATCTGCAGAAAATTTTCGTCAATGCGCTGACCAAGTTTGTTCTCGATCGGAATCACAATGTCGAAGCCAGTATAGAGGAGCTTGACCAAGCCTTCGATCGGATCCGCAAACCAATCCAATGA
- a CDS encoding sensor histidine kinase has translation MSGKRWSLYHIKDFRIRTKLFLSNMILILFISTAIGGAAIYASTKFIESNTRDLSMQVIHQVSDNIENRAKEIFTSSVYILSDSSIRQIVSEQGEQVNTDNYPAFRSRMEFLLAQYGNGNPYMNAIMIQTGKGQVYWWENKKGLDHALNQEDTAEITKNGAAYLTNHGLDMGWSPSLRKRNEVLLVRNFVDISQIDRSLGTIVFSIDSAYFLSLGSGSSIIKQNNVAILNPYNELLAGGGDPVTDNLILLSSKDELAEEDASMATVENAGSGSHLFVQERTPTLKWRVLCFIPMSVLLSDTRVLVLVILLVSVLAVMISTGIAAQLSKSSTRNIKILEQTMRRVEDGNFDVRIAPLGKDEIGSLAVRFNFMLVRINELITTVYKEQIAKQQAEFTVLMSQINPHFLYNTLGTVKWYARMNQQLEIERMVTSVIDLLKSSVRRVGEFHPLEQEIVQLNNYIYIQKIGYGDAFRVEYEVEELCLGCEVPYFVLQPLVENAILHGIEMSKGNGCIRVCAKAQENQLILIVADNGIGMSDEQAANLLNTVTRKESVPGVTGIGIHNVNERIQLYYGNNYGLSYESALGAGTKAIVRMPYRPYRQRRNEHVERHDR, from the coding sequence GTGTCAGGTAAAAGATGGAGTCTGTATCATATCAAGGATTTTCGCATTCGCACCAAACTATTTCTATCCAATATGATCCTCATTTTATTTATCTCAACGGCAATAGGCGGTGCTGCTATCTATGCTTCTACCAAGTTCATTGAGTCCAATACAAGAGATCTCTCGATGCAAGTTATCCATCAGGTATCGGACAACATTGAGAATAGAGCCAAGGAGATATTTACTTCTTCGGTGTATATTTTGAGCGATAGCAGCATCCGCCAGATTGTATCCGAACAAGGGGAGCAGGTAAACACCGATAATTATCCGGCTTTTCGCAGTCGTATGGAATTCTTGTTAGCGCAATACGGCAATGGCAATCCCTATATGAATGCCATTATGATTCAAACGGGCAAAGGGCAAGTCTATTGGTGGGAAAATAAAAAAGGACTCGATCATGCGTTAAATCAAGAAGATACCGCAGAAATAACGAAGAATGGAGCAGCATATTTAACGAATCATGGACTGGATATGGGATGGTCCCCTTCACTGAGAAAGCGGAATGAAGTGTTGCTCGTCAGAAATTTTGTGGATATAAGTCAAATTGACCGCAGTTTGGGGACGATTGTATTCAGCATCGACTCTGCTTATTTCCTTTCCCTCGGAAGCGGAAGCTCGATCATCAAGCAAAACAATGTCGCCATTCTCAATCCGTACAATGAATTGCTGGCTGGCGGCGGCGATCCGGTAACGGACAATTTGATTTTGCTAAGTTCCAAGGATGAGCTTGCTGAAGAAGATGCTTCAATGGCAACCGTGGAAAACGCCGGATCGGGCAGTCATTTATTCGTCCAGGAACGAACGCCAACTCTGAAATGGCGGGTCCTCTGCTTTATCCCCATGTCTGTCTTGCTTTCGGATACGCGGGTGCTGGTGTTAGTTATCTTGTTGGTTTCTGTGCTGGCTGTTATGATTTCAACGGGAATTGCTGCCCAACTGTCCAAATCATCGACGCGCAATATCAAAATCTTGGAGCAGACGATGCGAAGAGTGGAAGATGGCAATTTTGATGTGCGCATTGCGCCATTAGGGAAAGATGAAATTGGAAGTTTAGCGGTCCGTTTTAATTTCATGCTGGTTCGTATTAATGAATTAATTACCACGGTGTACAAGGAACAAATCGCGAAGCAGCAAGCGGAGTTCACTGTGTTGATGAGTCAGATCAATCCGCATTTCCTGTATAACACGTTAGGCACGGTGAAATGGTATGCGCGGATGAATCAACAGTTGGAAATAGAACGCATGGTCACCTCGGTAATTGATCTGTTAAAGTCTTCAGTTCGCCGTGTAGGCGAATTTCATCCATTAGAGCAAGAAATCGTGCAACTAAACAATTATATTTATATTCAGAAGATTGGTTACGGGGATGCTTTTCGGGTGGAATATGAAGTAGAGGAGCTTTGTTTGGGATGTGAGGTGCCTTATTTCGTTTTGCAGCCGTTGGTCGAGAATGCCATCCTTCATGGAATCGAGATGTCCAAAGGCAATGGTTGCATTCGGGTATGCGCGAAGGCTCAGGAGAATCAGCTAATTCTGATTGTAGCCGACAATGGTATCGGAATGTCGGACGAACAGGCAGCTAATTTATTGAATACGGTCACCCGCAAAGAGTCTGTGCCAGGCGTTACTGGAATTGGCATTCACAATGTGAATGAGCGCATTCAACTTTATTATGGAAATAATTATGGACTGAGCTACGAAAGTGCGCTTGGCGCAGGCACGAAAGCTATTGTGCGTATGCCATATCGACCGTATCGTCAAAGGAGGAATGAGCATGTTGAACGCCATGATCGTTGA
- a CDS encoding response regulator, protein MLNAMIVEDNAIYRYAIKTIIRWEDYGFQIVSEALNGVHALDLLQQQHVDLIVTDISMPEMNGIDLIQQVKHKDASIKIVALSSYDDFRFVKEALKLGAEDYLLKHDLEPETLQQLLQLMNSKILEDHEQRKQAQIREANLHEMRCLLGRKLLLGELKSAEEIASQACAVRFPFKQGPTAAIVIDGAYPRSADHSASEETQAMITLAIPITNQKTVVMISFAQERSERKCREDTLHQASLFLNRLQDANKATVGISTIGYGLKDWAVLYQQAEAALIQSVYGGAGQIYTYTCLPLQEVESAKSKLSVHFVAAAMRNGSVAEAETQAELFFHHLLDVKPPIDELKNVLTEIILLVKTSALERHRFSEQVEQLYKQMMTLLEPLPQLNEIKRLMLEANRRIFGPYPYENTSMRKEIQTAMAYIEEHYAEDITVVRLAEVLHLSSNYLSNLFKSETGMRIVEYMNRCRIRRAKLLLQDASMKVYEVAEKTGFQEASYFCKVFKELEGKTVKEYRSER, encoded by the coding sequence ATGTTGAACGCCATGATCGTTGAGGATAATGCGATTTACCGATATGCGATTAAAACGATTATTCGCTGGGAGGATTACGGCTTCCAAATTGTGAGCGAAGCGCTCAATGGCGTTCATGCGCTGGATCTATTGCAGCAGCAGCATGTGGATTTAATTGTTACGGACATCTCGATGCCAGAGATGAATGGCATTGATTTAATTCAGCAGGTTAAGCATAAGGATGCCTCGATCAAAATCGTGGCGCTCAGTTCCTACGATGATTTCCGGTTCGTGAAGGAAGCTTTGAAATTAGGCGCAGAAGATTATTTGTTGAAGCATGATCTGGAACCAGAAACGCTGCAGCAGTTATTGCAGCTTATGAATAGCAAAATTCTGGAGGATCACGAGCAGCGCAAGCAAGCGCAAATCCGGGAAGCCAATTTGCATGAAATGCGCTGTCTATTGGGACGCAAGCTGCTGCTTGGGGAACTGAAATCAGCGGAAGAAATAGCAAGCCAAGCGTGTGCGGTGCGGTTTCCGTTCAAACAGGGTCCGACAGCCGCGATTGTCATCGACGGGGCATACCCACGCTCCGCTGATCACTCCGCGTCAGAAGAAACGCAAGCGATGATCACGCTTGCCATTCCGATTACGAACCAGAAAACAGTTGTGATGATCTCTTTTGCACAAGAAAGAAGTGAACGCAAATGCAGGGAGGATACGCTGCATCAAGCATCACTCTTCCTTAACCGCTTGCAAGACGCAAACAAAGCAACGGTTGGAATCAGTACAATTGGTTATGGTCTCAAGGACTGGGCGGTGCTCTATCAGCAAGCAGAGGCGGCGCTCATACAATCCGTATATGGAGGCGCAGGGCAAATCTATACCTATACATGCTTGCCGCTGCAAGAGGTGGAATCCGCCAAAAGCAAACTGTCCGTTCATTTTGTTGCAGCCGCGATGCGAAACGGGAGTGTGGCAGAAGCAGAAACGCAAGCGGAACTCTTTTTTCATCATTTACTGGATGTGAAACCGCCGATTGACGAACTAAAGAATGTGCTCACGGAGATTATCCTTCTGGTGAAGACATCGGCTTTGGAAAGGCATCGGTTCTCTGAGCAGGTTGAACAACTATACAAGCAGATGATGACATTACTAGAACCGCTGCCCCAATTAAACGAGATCAAGCGATTGATGCTGGAGGCTAATCGACGAATATTCGGACCCTATCCCTATGAAAATACGAGTATGCGCAAAGAAATTCAAACCGCAATGGCCTATATAGAAGAGCATTATGCAGAAGATATCACGGTGGTCAGATTGGCGGAAGTGCTGCATCTTAGCAGTAATTATTTATCTAATTTATTTAAAAGCGAAACGGGGATGCGCATCGTGGAGTATATGAACCGCTGTCGGATTCGCAGGGCGAAGCTGCTTTTGCAGGATGCTTCGATGAAAGTGTATGAGGTCGCAGAGAAAACCGGATTTCAAGAGGCTTCTTATTTTTGCAAGGTGTTTAAGGAACTGGAAGGCAAAACCGTAAAGGAATATCGCAGTGAACGTTAG
- a CDS encoding beta-galactosidase, whose translation MQLSKSTETAIQLTQQALRINGRSEIILCASLFYFRLPRALWKERLLKVKTYGYNAIDVYFPWNHHETEEGIWDFNGEKDVAQFLQDAAEAGLWVIARPGPYICSEWDGGALPAYLLVKENLHLRDNDPHFLQHVARWYAQILPKIQKFELGQGGTVIAVQLDNELDFYPCSDPKGYISALRDMANAHGISVPLIACAGQGGLYEATGFAEDVVPTCNFYPNDRDPVFEEKVLFYREELAKRGYPLLVTETNRSHFLLRRLLSAGAKLLGPYLQASGTNFGFTNAANNWGNPLSFLTSDYDFHGMITPEGHIREEAYEGRLLHHILQTYGRSLAEACPAEICTEGQSSLPYRLALQHGGELLFLANVKEQDEGVLLQIAEEQIPRYTKLVAIAGHCPILPSQVPLAAWGIAGGGTLHYATGELLLVKQLSDRTLFLFHTEGEGEICFTFDTEIQLIEGTMTQREVAEYRVTLSFSSVEKEARSSISLADGQLLEVIGISRANALLLEGIDEEGKLQVETQLERSSESREVEAHWTQSEVNPVIPFAEKLVSIGDSADYLEKHAIYRGFAWYQAQLPIPQTGDYQGFIIQQASDVVSLNLGELYLGTAIPGGSSHYVPLPPSVQANSELTARVEIWGHTNFHDTNLPALHLSSLKGLTGIMGVTAMRDLNANWRFKRIQQEDDKAEYARVDLDDQQWPIVHIGGWLSADQPAHHCYRNRVQLSDQADSWILHTPGNFSYAYAYVNGHSLGQVNPLDPYLDLTPYVKAGETAALTFFLDKTYGALDGHINIYEGRSAKSWSLAAGQEKELLHHARLSKSADQPVEGAIALKPGAVSWLYGQLDDSNQGLGWRVYVQGRDMKLTVFFNGHLVGRLWTQGGANRPIFRGGSDESFYLPGPWFRDHEAGNEVVILLESVGTSADASLEPLRFVPVTAT comes from the coding sequence TTGCAATTGTCCAAAAGCACAGAAACTGCCATCCAATTAACGCAGCAAGCGCTGCGAATAAACGGTCGATCCGAGATCATCCTTTGCGCTTCTTTATTTTATTTCCGGTTGCCGAGAGCATTATGGAAAGAGCGATTGCTCAAAGTGAAGACTTATGGCTATAACGCCATTGATGTATATTTTCCTTGGAATCACCATGAAACCGAGGAGGGGATTTGGGATTTCAATGGGGAAAAGGATGTTGCCCAGTTCTTGCAAGATGCGGCTGAGGCAGGCTTATGGGTGATCGCGAGGCCAGGGCCATACATCTGTTCCGAGTGGGATGGGGGCGCGCTTCCTGCCTATTTATTGGTCAAAGAGAACCTGCATTTGCGTGATAATGATCCCCACTTCTTGCAGCATGTGGCCAGATGGTATGCGCAGATTTTACCGAAAATACAGAAGTTTGAACTGGGACAAGGTGGAACCGTTATCGCCGTACAACTAGATAATGAGCTTGATTTCTATCCTTGCTCGGACCCCAAAGGGTACATCTCGGCCTTGCGAGATATGGCAAATGCGCATGGAATCAGCGTTCCATTAATCGCTTGTGCAGGTCAAGGCGGCTTGTATGAAGCCACTGGTTTCGCAGAGGACGTCGTGCCGACCTGCAACTTCTATCCGAATGATCGAGATCCTGTATTTGAAGAGAAAGTACTCTTCTACAGAGAGGAACTAGCTAAACGCGGATACCCGCTGCTCGTCACGGAAACGAATCGTTCGCACTTCCTGCTTCGCCGGTTATTATCAGCAGGTGCCAAGTTGCTGGGACCTTATCTGCAAGCATCGGGAACGAATTTTGGTTTTACGAATGCGGCCAATAATTGGGGTAATCCCCTATCTTTCTTGACATCGGATTACGATTTCCATGGCATGATTACCCCGGAAGGACACATTCGCGAAGAAGCGTACGAAGGTAGATTATTGCATCATATCCTTCAGACGTATGGTCGTTCCTTGGCAGAAGCCTGCCCGGCGGAAATCTGTACAGAAGGCCAGAGTTCGCTTCCTTATCGGTTAGCGCTGCAACATGGCGGTGAGCTCCTCTTCTTAGCCAATGTCAAAGAGCAAGATGAAGGCGTTCTCCTACAAATCGCCGAAGAGCAGATTCCGCGTTATACGAAACTTGTCGCCATAGCCGGGCATTGTCCGATCTTGCCCTCGCAGGTTCCGTTGGCTGCTTGGGGCATTGCAGGAGGAGGTACGCTTCACTATGCGACAGGAGAACTGCTGCTAGTAAAGCAGCTGTCAGATCGAACGTTGTTCCTGTTTCACACGGAGGGCGAAGGTGAAATTTGTTTTACTTTTGACACGGAAATTCAGCTGATTGAAGGCACGATGACGCAGCGAGAAGTGGCTGAATATCGTGTAACCTTGTCCTTTTCATCCGTAGAAAAGGAAGCCAGAAGCTCAATTTCATTGGCAGATGGTCAACTCTTGGAAGTCATCGGAATCAGCCGTGCTAACGCACTGCTTCTAGAAGGAATAGATGAAGAGGGCAAACTGCAGGTTGAAACTCAGCTTGAGAGGTCATCCGAAAGTCGTGAAGTGGAGGCACACTGGACGCAAAGTGAAGTGAATCCTGTGATTCCTTTCGCAGAAAAGTTGGTTTCCATCGGAGATTCCGCCGATTATTTGGAGAAACATGCGATTTACCGCGGGTTTGCGTGGTATCAAGCCCAATTGCCGATCCCGCAGACTGGGGATTACCAAGGTTTTATTATTCAGCAGGCAAGTGATGTTGTTTCTCTCAACCTGGGTGAACTATATCTAGGTACGGCCATACCAGGAGGATCGAGTCATTATGTGCCGCTACCACCGTCTGTGCAGGCCAATTCTGAGCTAACGGCGCGTGTGGAGATTTGGGGACACACCAACTTTCATGATACGAATTTACCAGCCCTGCATCTGAGCAGTCTGAAAGGCTTAACTGGCATTATGGGTGTTACAGCAATGAGAGATTTGAATGCCAATTGGCGATTCAAGCGGATTCAGCAAGAGGATGACAAGGCTGAGTATGCCCGAGTCGACTTGGATGATCAGCAATGGCCTATTGTTCATATTGGCGGCTGGTTATCCGCAGATCAACCGGCACATCACTGCTACCGCAATCGGGTGCAACTATCTGACCAAGCAGATAGCTGGATTCTGCATACGCCAGGCAATTTCAGCTATGCCTACGCTTATGTCAACGGACACTCCCTTGGGCAAGTGAATCCACTTGATCCCTATCTGGATCTCACGCCTTACGTTAAAGCGGGTGAAACAGCAGCATTGACATTTTTTCTGGATAAAACGTATGGGGCATTAGATGGACATATCAACATCTATGAAGGAAGATCCGCGAAATCATGGTCATTGGCGGCCGGTCAAGAGAAGGAATTGCTGCATCATGCCCGACTAAGCAAATCCGCAGATCAGCCTGTGGAGGGCGCGATAGCGCTGAAACCTGGAGCAGTTTCCTGGTTGTATGGACAGCTTGATGACAGCAATCAAGGTTTGGGCTGGCGAGTTTATGTTCAGGGGCGCGATATGAAACTCACGGTGTTCTTTAATGGCCATCTCGTTGGCCGATTATGGACGCAAGGCGGGGCGAATAGGCCGATATTCCGAGGGGGCAGCGACGAATCCTTTTACTTGCCAGGACCTTGGTTCCGCGATCACGAAGCAGGCAATGAAGTTGTCATACTGTTGGAATCCGTGGGAACAAGCGCGGATGCAAGCTTGGAACCGCTGCGTTTCGTACCCGTCACTGCTACATAA
- a CDS encoding ABC transporter permease, whose protein sequence is MCVPAILFFLLMSYLPMPGLYLAFINYNYTSGIFGSQFVGFDNFKFLVTSGALWKLTFNTIAYNLAFILIGNTLQISIAILLNELRKKWFKKITQSLMFLPFFISFVLVGLIAYNILSYDYGLLNSMLKSIGWDPVKTYSNPGIWPFIIVITYLWQSTGYGSIVYFAAIMGLDSEIVEAAEIDGANALQRIRYIVLPWLKPTFIILLLFSLGGILRGNFGLFYNLVGANNTALFDATDIIETFVFRSLMNNFNFSLGSAVSLYQSVFGFFIVITANWLVKKASPENTLF, encoded by the coding sequence ATGTGTGTGCCAGCGATTTTATTTTTCTTGTTGATGTCCTATCTGCCCATGCCAGGATTGTATCTCGCTTTTATCAATTACAACTATACATCGGGCATCTTCGGCAGCCAGTTTGTAGGCTTCGATAATTTCAAGTTTCTCGTCACCTCCGGGGCGCTATGGAAGTTGACATTCAATACGATCGCCTACAATCTTGCGTTTATTTTGATCGGCAACACCCTGCAAATCAGCATTGCGATTTTGCTCAATGAGCTGCGTAAAAAGTGGTTCAAGAAAATCACGCAGTCCTTGATGTTCCTGCCCTTTTTTATCTCTTTCGTGCTTGTCGGTTTGATCGCTTACAACATTCTCAGCTACGACTACGGTTTACTGAACAGCATGCTCAAATCAATCGGCTGGGATCCCGTTAAAACCTACTCAAACCCTGGTATCTGGCCATTTATCATCGTAATCACCTACCTATGGCAATCGACAGGATATGGATCTATCGTCTATTTCGCAGCCATTATGGGCCTGGACTCCGAGATCGTAGAAGCCGCTGAAATCGACGGTGCCAACGCATTGCAGCGCATTCGTTATATCGTGCTGCCTTGGCTGAAACCGACGTTCATTATTTTACTGCTGTTCTCCTTGGGGGGAATACTTCGTGGCAATTTCGGCTTGTTTTATAATCTGGTCGGTGCTAATAACACGGCGCTATTCGACGCGACAGATATTATTGAAACTTTCGTTTTCCGCTCCTTAATGAACAACTTTAACTTCTCTTTGGGAAGCGCTGTCAGTCTATATCAGTCTGTATTCGGTTTTTTCATCGTCATTACAGCAAACTGGCTGGTTAAAAAGGCTTCGCCAGAAAATACGCTTTTCTAG
- a CDS encoding carbohydrate ABC transporter permease has protein sequence MEQVIARQRGTDFSSVAIRAFGYLFIGLFALCCLLPFLLVLGTSLTAEKSITLHGYNLWPKEFSTFAYKIVFENPAVIIGSYGVTLGITIVGTTVGLFIVAMTGYSLQRPDFPYRNRISFFIYFTTLFQGGVVPFYLIMTQWLHLKDSYMAVLLPGLMSPFLIIMMKSFVTSIPHAITESAKMDGAGDFKIFTKLILPMTTPALATIGLFIALGYWNEWYNAMLFLSPDMKYRPLQLFLYNVVTSADFIKNSSVSSNVQPRDMPLESMKMATAVVATGPVILFYPMVQKYFIKGITVGAVKG, from the coding sequence GTGGAACAAGTCATCGCACGTCAAAGAGGAACGGATTTTTCCTCGGTAGCTATCAGGGCGTTCGGCTATCTGTTTATTGGTCTGTTTGCACTTTGTTGTTTGCTGCCCTTCCTGCTCGTTCTCGGAACTTCGTTGACGGCAGAGAAATCGATCACGCTGCATGGCTATAATTTATGGCCCAAAGAATTCAGTACATTTGCTTACAAAATTGTTTTTGAGAATCCGGCTGTGATCATTGGCTCCTACGGAGTAACACTGGGGATCACGATAGTGGGGACCACGGTTGGACTATTCATAGTTGCCATGACAGGTTATTCCTTGCAGCGGCCGGACTTTCCTTATCGCAATCGGATCTCCTTTTTCATCTATTTTACAACCTTGTTTCAAGGTGGGGTTGTCCCTTTTTATCTGATCATGACGCAGTGGCTGCACCTGAAAGACAGCTATATGGCGGTGCTGCTGCCAGGTTTAATGAGTCCTTTTCTCATCATCATGATGAAAAGTTTCGTGACCTCAATCCCTCATGCGATTACCGAGTCAGCGAAAATGGATGGAGCGGGGGATTTCAAAATCTTCACCAAGTTGATTCTGCCGATGACCACGCCGGCGCTGGCTACAATTGGGTTGTTTATCGCACTTGGTTATTGGAATGAATGGTACAATGCCATGTTGTTCCTCTCACCTGATATGAAATATAGACCGCTGCAATTGTTTCTCTACAATGTCGTTACTAGCGCTGATTTTATCAAAAATTCATCCGTCTCTTCCAATGTTCAGCCTAGGGATATGCCTCTGGAGTCGATGAAAATGGCGACAGCGGTCGTCGCTACGGGACCCGTCATTCTGTTCTATCCGATGGTCCAAAAATATTTTATCAAAGGCATTACCGTTGGCGCTGTGAAAGGCTGA